A region of Polyangiaceae bacterium DNA encodes the following proteins:
- a CDS encoding AgmX/PglI C-terminal domain-containing protein — protein sequence MLILAASVGACAAQQPQQAPPPAAPSTASAAAPGASDPVRAGPSANPSGEACRGVATPRLVDELRARTTDTRLCYERALRDSPALAGRLVVSVRVTEDGSVAAVEFPEDDLRTDSVRDCARQIFLRPFSTPPERGCLVAVVPIRFKPKPPAGPTGAGP from the coding sequence ATGTTGATCCTTGCCGCATCGGTCGGAGCCTGCGCAGCACAACAACCTCAACAGGCGCCGCCGCCGGCCGCACCGTCGACCGCGAGCGCTGCGGCGCCGGGTGCAAGCGACCCTGTCCGAGCCGGACCAAGCGCAAATCCATCAGGTGAGGCTTGCCGCGGCGTCGCAACCCCGCGGCTGGTCGACGAACTACGCGCCCGTACAACCGACACCCGCCTCTGTTACGAGCGTGCGCTCCGTGACAGCCCAGCTCTCGCCGGCCGTCTGGTCGTGAGCGTGCGTGTCACCGAGGACGGCTCTGTCGCCGCGGTGGAATTTCCTGAGGATGACCTACGGACCGACTCGGTTCGCGATTGCGCCCGGCAGATCTTTTTGCGGCCGTTCTCCACACCTCCCGAGCGGGGATGCCTCGTCGCGGTCGTGCCGATCCGGTTTAAGCCGAAACCACCTGCAGGCCCGACCGGTGCTGGTCCGTAG
- a CDS encoding serine/threonine protein kinase has protein sequence MTGEAEADGDKTRGDSPRAFSSGADPSGSTSLLSTDALKTERGTQRRTALAVATVLSGIGVLALQFALAKPLTHWLLTAMLAVTCAVSGMSWLSARGARWAPSASALANGVLVTLSALAAVAHVGPLSAVACVLPIIVYYFAFGDSVAKAVWLFALTAVGYALVVGLASAGLVPLRDSLVELAISKMNLPALAMLGGFVEVVLVATYFMGRRTRRAALAAMEELEAARLRVEQRDALLEEAHADLDRAMEAGRFGRLSGTRVGAWLVDDVIGRGGMSEIYRAVHASSGEAAAMKVLHSSVLGEPTHVERFFREARVSSGLSSPHVVKVLDSGYAADGTPYLAMELLQGADLSRLLRERSRMSSSEVLELVSHASHALTTAHEAGIVHRDLKPQNLFLAEDAANGPALWRVLDFGISKIAEAGGTLTHGGAVVGTPRYMSPEQARGHAVDRRSDVFSLGVVTYRVLTGRPPFAGHDSMATMYQIMHVQPANPDDFMTEHGDVELALALVLAKDRARRFQTVAEFSHALAAAVRGELEPRLRDAARELLATEPWGSEVRARA, from the coding sequence GTGACGGGGGAGGCGGAGGCCGACGGCGACAAGACCCGCGGAGACAGCCCGCGCGCTTTCTCGTCGGGCGCCGACCCGTCGGGCTCGACCAGCCTGCTCTCCACCGACGCGCTCAAGACGGAGCGGGGAACGCAGCGGCGCACGGCGCTGGCAGTCGCCACTGTGCTCTCCGGCATCGGCGTGCTGGCGCTCCAGTTCGCGCTGGCGAAGCCGCTCACCCACTGGCTCTTGACGGCGATGCTCGCGGTGACGTGCGCGGTGAGCGGGATGAGCTGGCTCTCCGCCCGCGGTGCGCGCTGGGCGCCATCGGCCAGCGCGCTGGCGAACGGCGTGCTCGTCACCCTCTCCGCCCTGGCCGCCGTCGCGCACGTCGGGCCGCTCTCCGCCGTCGCGTGCGTGCTGCCCATCATCGTCTACTACTTCGCGTTCGGAGACTCGGTCGCGAAGGCAGTGTGGCTGTTCGCGCTCACGGCGGTCGGCTACGCGCTCGTGGTCGGGCTCGCGAGCGCCGGGCTCGTCCCGCTTCGCGACTCGCTGGTCGAGCTCGCCATCTCCAAGATGAACCTGCCGGCCCTGGCGATGCTCGGGGGGTTCGTCGAGGTCGTCCTGGTCGCAACGTATTTCATGGGACGGCGAACTCGGCGCGCTGCGTTGGCCGCCATGGAGGAGCTGGAGGCGGCGCGCCTCCGCGTCGAGCAGCGAGACGCCTTGCTCGAGGAGGCGCACGCGGACCTCGACCGCGCGATGGAAGCGGGACGCTTCGGACGCCTGAGTGGGACGCGGGTGGGCGCGTGGCTGGTGGACGACGTGATCGGACGCGGTGGAATGAGCGAAATCTACCGGGCGGTACACGCGAGCTCCGGCGAGGCCGCTGCGATGAAGGTCCTGCACTCCTCCGTTCTCGGCGAGCCGACCCACGTCGAGCGCTTCTTTCGCGAGGCGCGGGTCTCGAGCGGGCTCTCGTCACCGCACGTCGTGAAGGTGCTCGACAGCGGCTATGCGGCGGACGGAACGCCCTACCTGGCCATGGAGCTCTTGCAGGGCGCGGACCTCTCGCGCCTCTTGCGCGAGCGCTCGCGCATGAGCTCGAGCGAAGTGCTCGAGCTGGTGAGCCACGCGAGCCACGCCCTGACCACGGCTCACGAGGCGGGCATCGTCCATCGCGACCTCAAACCGCAGAACCTGTTCCTGGCCGAGGACGCGGCGAACGGGCCGGCGCTCTGGCGCGTCCTCGACTTCGGCATCTCGAAGATCGCCGAGGCCGGCGGAACGCTCACGCACGGCGGCGCGGTCGTGGGCACCCCCCGCTACATGTCTCCCGAGCAGGCGCGCGGGCACGCCGTGGACCGGCGCTCGGACGTCTTCTCGCTCGGCGTCGTGACCTATCGCGTGCTGACGGGCCGGCCGCCCTTCGCGGGCCACGACAGCATGGCGACCATGTACCAGATCATGCACGTGCAGCCGGCAAACCCGGATGACTTCATGACCGAGCACGGCGACGTCGAGCTGGCGCTGGCGCTGGTGCTCGCCAAGGACCGCGCGCGCCGATTCCAGACGGTGGCGGAGTTCTCCCACGCCCTGGCGGCGGCCGTCCGCGGCGAGCTCGAGCCGCGGCTCCGGGACGCCGCACGCGAGCTGCTCGCCACCGAGCCCTGGGGCTCCGAGGTCCGAGCTCGCGCGTGA
- a CDS encoding zinc-ribbon domain-containing protein — protein MDVRCGRCGTEYEFDDALVSDRGTTVKCTNCGHQFKVHPEAQQAVPERWVVRTATGRELVYTSLRELQRGIAQRQVGPEDLLARGNQPPRPLGSIAELEPFFHGRSGASLRAPAQARTLVGVAPPAAGSYAGPLPHALPPPPVLPPRIPDTEAPTQTSSEAPTDNVQVRAPSSKPADPLAKTQPEMDAEPPTLPRNALPPDASGVPAPAVPKNVMIRESVPDLDYSPTPSDVRMGGYRAEQASLYMPEPHSRRLRSRWIAGFVLVGVAVLLAATVGRRYLEQYRQAAPQPQASADGRVAGFLTEAERKLDDGDFEGARGELDKASVLADKDAAVLAAMARLEAMRADTLWLKLRLLDPAEKQVVQTTHRQLGARVGKAKEALERAVAVAPDDPAVVRSRVDILRLAGDLKEARGLVAPLSSSPTGENAYVLAALDLAEAQPVWASVVDRLRSAAQAERSLGRARAALVYALVRAGQVDQAQSELDKHAAKAEGHPLYDDLAAFVKRHATPGDAGPDSGAEVAAVDPASLPMLDTSQAPIVDDEAPKGGPGDFRVKLQQAASAMKSGNVDRAEQLYNEVLAKEPGNTEAMAGLADVAKAKKDPEAAAKMYDKVLKENPSYLPALVARADQKWDSGDRKGALVLYRRVLEQAGAGSSYGQKAAQRIGEGEGPAAPPSTGSDKPPEKAPEKPPEPKPEEKKEEKPHIDTTDLPGVKP, from the coding sequence ATGGACGTCCGCTGCGGTCGTTGCGGAACTGAATACGAGTTCGACGACGCGCTGGTCTCAGACCGTGGGACCACCGTGAAGTGCACGAATTGCGGGCACCAGTTCAAGGTGCACCCCGAGGCGCAGCAGGCCGTTCCGGAGCGCTGGGTGGTCCGCACCGCGACCGGGCGCGAGCTCGTGTACACCTCGCTGCGCGAGTTGCAGCGCGGCATCGCGCAGCGGCAGGTCGGTCCGGAAGACCTGTTGGCCCGCGGCAACCAACCTCCACGCCCGCTCGGCTCCATCGCCGAGCTCGAGCCGTTCTTCCACGGTCGCTCCGGCGCCAGCCTCCGGGCGCCGGCGCAGGCGCGCACCCTGGTGGGCGTCGCGCCGCCGGCAGCGGGCTCGTACGCTGGACCGCTCCCCCACGCGCTGCCGCCGCCGCCGGTGCTACCGCCGCGCATCCCCGACACCGAGGCGCCGACCCAGACGTCGAGCGAGGCTCCGACCGACAACGTTCAGGTTCGCGCGCCGAGCTCCAAGCCCGCGGACCCGCTGGCGAAGACCCAGCCGGAGATGGACGCCGAGCCTCCCACCTTGCCGCGCAACGCGCTGCCTCCGGACGCGTCCGGGGTGCCCGCGCCGGCGGTGCCGAAGAACGTGATGATCCGCGAGTCCGTTCCGGATCTCGACTACTCGCCGACCCCCAGCGACGTGCGCATGGGCGGCTACCGTGCGGAGCAAGCGTCGCTCTACATGCCGGAGCCCCACTCGCGCCGCCTGCGCTCGCGTTGGATCGCGGGCTTCGTGCTCGTGGGCGTGGCCGTGCTCCTGGCCGCGACCGTGGGCCGGCGCTACCTGGAACAGTATCGTCAGGCCGCGCCGCAGCCGCAGGCCAGCGCGGATGGTCGCGTCGCCGGCTTCCTGACCGAGGCCGAACGCAAGCTCGACGACGGCGATTTCGAAGGCGCACGCGGTGAGCTCGACAAGGCGTCCGTGCTCGCCGACAAAGACGCGGCGGTGCTGGCCGCGATGGCGCGGCTCGAAGCCATGCGCGCAGACACGCTCTGGCTGAAGCTCCGCCTGCTCGATCCGGCGGAGAAGCAGGTGGTCCAGACCACGCACCGCCAGCTCGGCGCGCGGGTCGGCAAGGCCAAGGAAGCCCTGGAGCGTGCGGTCGCGGTCGCGCCCGACGACCCCGCGGTCGTGCGCTCGCGGGTGGACATCCTGCGCCTGGCCGGAGATCTGAAGGAGGCACGCGGTCTGGTGGCGCCGCTCTCGTCGAGCCCGACCGGCGAGAACGCCTACGTGCTGGCGGCTCTCGATCTCGCGGAGGCCCAGCCCGTCTGGGCGAGCGTCGTCGATCGGCTGCGCAGCGCGGCGCAGGCGGAGCGCTCCCTGGGTCGCGCGCGTGCGGCGCTGGTCTACGCGCTGGTGCGGGCCGGCCAGGTCGATCAGGCCCAGAGCGAGCTCGACAAGCACGCCGCAAAGGCCGAGGGTCACCCGCTCTACGACGACCTGGCCGCGTTCGTGAAGCGCCACGCGACGCCCGGCGACGCCGGACCCGATTCCGGCGCGGAGGTCGCGGCGGTCGATCCAGCGAGCTTGCCCATGCTCGACACCTCGCAGGCGCCCATCGTGGACGACGAGGCTCCCAAGGGCGGGCCCGGCGATTTCCGCGTGAAGCTCCAGCAAGCGGCGTCCGCGATGAAGTCCGGCAACGTCGATCGCGCCGAGCAGCTCTACAACGAGGTCCTCGCCAAGGAACCCGGCAACACGGAGGCCATGGCGGGGCTCGCGGACGTGGCCAAGGCGAAGAAGGATCCCGAGGCGGCCGCCAAGATGTACGACAAGGTCCTCAAGGAGAACCCGAGCTACCTGCCCGCGCTGGTGGCGCGCGCCGATCAGAAGTGGGACTCCGGCGATCGCAAGGGCGCCCTGGTGCTGTACCGCCGGGTGCTGGAGCAGGCGGGCGCCGGCTCGAGCTACGGGCAGAAGGCCGCGCAGCGCATCGGCGAGGGCGAAGGCCCTGCCGCTCCGCCCAGCACCGGCTCGGACAAACCTCCGGAGAAGGCGCCAGAGAAGCCGCCGGAGCCGAAGCCCGAAGAGAAGAAGGAAGAGAAGCCTCACATCGACACCACGGATCTGCCCGGAGTGAAGCCGTGA
- a CDS encoding DUF2695 domain-containing protein, with amino-acid sequence MSLSKKERRRLAEEELDARQRARASRSPLTREELDELYAFVAERAFRDGRDKSLALTTEWLTSHDRVPAIAFLNEHGVATDWDVLVNADPCALFGPTATRLARMPLEPDQLLALIDSIDTQVRAVGCQHDLRLTRAWLEERGLPTALVEFALIAQGGGCDCEVVLNVDPERIYPGE; translated from the coding sequence GTGAGCCTCTCCAAGAAAGAGCGCCGTCGCCTCGCTGAGGAGGAACTCGACGCTCGTCAGCGGGCGCGCGCCAGCCGGTCCCCACTCACGCGCGAGGAGCTCGACGAGTTGTACGCCTTCGTCGCCGAGCGCGCATTTCGAGATGGCCGCGACAAGTCGCTTGCGCTCACCACGGAGTGGCTTACTTCCCACGACCGCGTGCCAGCGATCGCGTTCCTGAACGAACACGGGGTCGCGACGGACTGGGACGTGCTTGTCAACGCCGATCCATGCGCGCTATTTGGACCGACAGCGACCCGCCTTGCGCGCATGCCGCTCGAACCCGACCAGCTTCTGGCGCTCATTGATTCCATCGACACTCAAGTGCGGGCGGTCGGCTGCCAGCACGATCTACGGCTGACGCGAGCATGGCTTGAGGAGCGCGGGCTACCCACCGCACTCGTCGAGTTTGCGCTCATCGCTCAGGGCGGAGGCTGCGACTGCGAGGTCGTGCTCAATGTGGACCCGGAACGGATCTACCCGGGCGAGTGA
- the sppA gene encoding signal peptide peptidase SppA, producing MRRAALALVLGAALSLSCEGRPRSGPYGGGGKSAAASLFSGATGKLVEIDISRGAPESAEGGFFPLPASRTFVGLVRALERARDDQDTKGVFVRLGERAVGFARAQEIGTLLAGIRQKGKPVVCHAHGLDNAGAWVALTGCDRIWLSPAGEVASVGIAGQVVYFKSALDKLKIGADFLHVGKFKSASEPMTRDGPSDEARLALTETLASIRKSWLDGVEAAKKGRAPRADMENGPWSPREAKERGLVDELGYEAQALDDAKKRAATERVATGFGAKSQPAEGPDIGELIRILAGADESAGGRPHIALVPAEGAISMAPGGLLDSGGITAKALTKTLRKLAKDDSVKVVVLRIDSPGGSALASDLLWFELRELQKKKPIVASVGEMAASGGYYLACAADRIVAEPTSIVGSIGVLGGKLVLNDALAEYGVNTVTFPASPEPGAASRAAYLSALSKWDDPTKARVQKQMDEVYQLFLERVAEGRKLPIEQVRESAEGRIWSGQQGFDRKLVDDLGGLSRALQIARELGKLDERAPVEVAGRDESLLEVLLVGEGAEAKAVEEATRRVIAARAPLGLAVAPDLRPFVSGLAPLMNDETALATLPFALVVR from the coding sequence GTGAGGCGCGCCGCGCTGGCGCTGGTGCTCGGCGCGGCCTTGTCGCTGTCGTGCGAGGGCCGACCACGTAGCGGGCCCTACGGCGGCGGCGGCAAGTCCGCGGCCGCGTCGCTGTTCTCCGGCGCCACGGGCAAGCTGGTCGAGATCGACATTTCCCGCGGCGCCCCCGAGTCGGCTGAAGGTGGCTTCTTCCCGCTGCCCGCCTCGCGCACCTTCGTGGGCCTGGTGCGCGCGCTGGAGCGGGCGCGCGACGATCAGGACACCAAGGGCGTGTTCGTGCGCCTGGGTGAGCGCGCGGTGGGCTTCGCGCGGGCGCAGGAGATCGGCACGCTGCTCGCCGGCATCCGCCAGAAGGGCAAGCCGGTGGTCTGCCACGCCCACGGGCTCGACAACGCCGGCGCTTGGGTCGCGCTCACCGGCTGCGATCGAATCTGGCTCTCCCCCGCCGGCGAGGTCGCCTCCGTGGGCATCGCCGGCCAGGTCGTCTACTTCAAGAGCGCGCTCGACAAGCTGAAGATCGGCGCCGACTTCCTGCACGTCGGCAAGTTCAAGAGCGCCTCGGAGCCGATGACCCGAGATGGTCCCAGCGACGAGGCTCGCTTGGCGCTGACGGAGACGCTCGCTTCGATCCGCAAGAGCTGGCTCGACGGCGTCGAGGCCGCGAAGAAGGGCCGCGCGCCTCGCGCCGACATGGAGAACGGTCCCTGGTCGCCGCGCGAGGCGAAGGAGCGCGGGCTGGTGGACGAGCTCGGCTACGAAGCACAAGCGCTCGACGACGCCAAGAAGCGCGCGGCCACCGAGCGCGTGGCGACGGGCTTTGGCGCCAAGAGCCAGCCCGCCGAGGGCCCCGACATCGGCGAGCTGATCCGCATCCTGGCCGGCGCCGACGAGAGCGCCGGCGGCCGGCCGCACATCGCGCTGGTGCCGGCGGAGGGCGCCATCAGCATGGCCCCGGGCGGGCTCCTCGACAGCGGCGGCATCACCGCCAAGGCGCTGACCAAGACGCTGCGCAAGCTGGCCAAAGACGACTCGGTGAAGGTCGTCGTGTTACGCATCGACTCGCCCGGGGGCTCGGCCTTGGCCAGCGATCTGCTCTGGTTCGAGCTGCGCGAGCTCCAGAAGAAGAAGCCCATCGTCGCTTCCGTCGGCGAGATGGCCGCGAGCGGCGGCTATTACCTGGCCTGCGCCGCGGATCGCATCGTGGCCGAGCCCACCAGCATCGTGGGCAGCATCGGCGTGCTCGGCGGCAAGCTCGTGCTGAACGACGCGCTCGCGGAATACGGCGTCAACACCGTGACCTTCCCGGCCAGCCCGGAGCCCGGCGCCGCGTCCCGCGCGGCCTACCTCTCCGCGCTCAGCAAGTGGGACGACCCGACCAAGGCGCGCGTGCAGAAGCAGATGGACGAGGTCTACCAGCTCTTCCTGGAGCGCGTCGCCGAGGGCCGGAAGCTGCCCATAGAGCAGGTGCGTGAGAGCGCGGAGGGCCGCATCTGGAGCGGGCAGCAGGGCTTCGATCGCAAGCTGGTGGACGACCTCGGCGGCCTGTCCCGCGCGCTTCAGATCGCCCGCGAGCTCGGCAAGCTGGACGAGCGCGCGCCGGTCGAGGTCGCTGGGCGGGACGAGAGCTTGCTCGAGGTCTTGCTGGTGGGCGAGGGCGCCGAAGCCAAGGCGGTCGAGGAGGCCACGCGCCGCGTGATCGCCGCACGCGCGCCGCTCGGGCTGGCAGTAGCGCCCGACTTGCGTCCGTTCGTCTCGGGCCTGGCCCCGCTGATGAACGACGAGACGGCGCTGGCCACGCTGCCCTTCGCGCTGGTCGTGCGCTGA
- a CDS encoding peptidoglycan DD-metalloendopeptidase family protein codes for MRAVSLVMGVLVAGCALDPGSDSNDGSDTGGSAGTGVVTGSGGWSSGGASGAAGAAGAAGAAGAAGAAGAAGAGGDGGTGGGGGTADCPRVEVQVAAGATLNVRPTPATTQPAVGTLNDGDIVDVLAQVKGEPVSGNDLWFQIKAPSVTGYISGEFAACTLEKPPVVTAPDGYYLPLKCGKSAKIAQGNYGNFSHQGKSAYAYDFSIPLDTPMVAMADGVVKYLYAKTGPGDPCYNGGGSSCYPYANYVVLKHGDGKLTTYKHLNKVSVTLGQSVKRGTVIGLSGSTGYSTGPHAHVMRMDDCGQYSCQSIPLKFADVGGDHVPDTGQTVTSGNCP; via the coding sequence ATGCGCGCTGTGTCTCTGGTGATGGGCGTCCTCGTGGCCGGCTGCGCGCTCGACCCCGGATCCGACTCGAACGACGGCTCGGACACCGGTGGCAGCGCCGGCACCGGGGTCGTGACCGGCAGCGGCGGCTGGAGCAGCGGCGGCGCGTCGGGCGCGGCTGGCGCGGCGGGTGCGGCGGGTGCGGCGGGCGCGGCGGGCGCAGCGGGCGCAGCGGGCGCAGGTGGAGATGGCGGCACGGGCGGCGGCGGAGGCACGGCGGACTGCCCGCGAGTCGAGGTCCAGGTCGCCGCGGGCGCGACGCTCAACGTGCGGCCGACGCCGGCGACCACGCAGCCCGCGGTCGGCACGCTGAACGACGGCGACATCGTGGACGTGCTGGCGCAGGTCAAGGGCGAGCCGGTGAGCGGCAACGATCTCTGGTTCCAGATCAAGGCGCCCAGCGTCACCGGGTACATCTCGGGGGAGTTCGCCGCGTGCACGCTCGAGAAGCCGCCGGTCGTCACCGCGCCGGACGGCTACTACCTGCCGCTGAAGTGCGGCAAGAGCGCCAAGATCGCGCAGGGCAACTACGGCAACTTCAGCCACCAGGGCAAGAGCGCCTACGCTTACGACTTCTCCATCCCGCTCGACACGCCGATGGTCGCGATGGCGGACGGCGTGGTGAAATACCTCTACGCCAAGACCGGCCCTGGCGACCCCTGCTACAACGGCGGCGGTTCGTCCTGCTACCCGTACGCGAACTACGTCGTGCTGAAGCACGGCGACGGCAAGCTCACCACCTACAAACACTTGAACAAGGTCAGCGTGACCCTCGGCCAGTCGGTGAAGCGCGGCACGGTGATCGGCCTCTCCGGCTCGACCGGGTACTCGACGGGCCCGCACGCCCACGTGATGCGGATGGACGACTGCGGCCAGTACTCCTGCCAGTCCATCCCGCTGAAGTTCGCCGACGTGGGTGGCGACCACGTGCCGGACACCGGTCAGACGGTGACGAGCGGGAACTGTCCTTGA
- a CDS encoding HNH endonuclease, with translation MFPFHATPPTAIPRLRQTGSEFLRLGRTVYFDACSSLFAYCTERLGYSEDSATKRVRVARLAQQFPQVLDDLASGELHLTGLFLLSGHLTDDNAEQLLAEARGKSKRQLEELLARWFPRPAVPPTITPVTPEPVQGQLSTWSGAGTPAPPAQAPRPRVEPLSPESVRVEFSAHAAFRDKLEQARALLSHTVPSGDLATILERALDLLIERETKRRAGAGKPRKRRETKPGSRHVPVEVQRAVRERDGDQCTFTDAEGRRCSATRFLTIEHIDPFAKGGPTTVDNCCLLCRPHNAHRARQVFGEDHIQNEISEARARRRQSTPPAPPAPTPAPEGGVSEKVLGALVRMGFKRADARRAVEQARLCEVEPLLEPMLRATLAILTP, from the coding sequence TTGTTCCCGTTCCACGCCACACCACCGACAGCGATTCCGCGACTGCGGCAGACCGGAAGCGAGTTCCTCCGGCTCGGCCGGACTGTCTATTTCGACGCCTGCTCCTCGCTCTTCGCGTACTGCACCGAGCGCCTCGGCTATTCCGAGGACAGCGCGACCAAGCGTGTGCGTGTGGCCCGCCTGGCCCAGCAGTTCCCCCAGGTGCTCGATGACCTCGCCAGCGGCGAGCTCCACCTGACGGGGCTGTTCCTGCTCTCCGGCCACCTGACGGACGACAACGCCGAGCAGCTCCTCGCCGAGGCGCGAGGGAAGTCCAAGCGACAGCTCGAGGAGCTGCTCGCCCGCTGGTTCCCGCGGCCGGCCGTGCCGCCGACCATCACCCCGGTCACGCCCGAGCCGGTACAAGGGCAGTTGTCCACATGGTCCGGGGCAGGTACCCCGGCCCCGCCGGCCCAGGCGCCTCGCCCTCGCGTCGAGCCGCTCTCGCCGGAGAGCGTTCGCGTGGAATTCAGCGCCCACGCTGCGTTCCGCGACAAGCTCGAGCAGGCCCGGGCGCTGCTCAGCCACACGGTGCCCAGCGGCGACCTCGCGACGATCCTCGAGCGCGCGCTGGACCTGCTCATCGAGCGGGAGACGAAGCGCCGCGCCGGCGCGGGCAAGCCCCGCAAGCGCCGCGAGACGAAGCCGGGCTCGCGGCACGTTCCGGTGGAAGTCCAGCGAGCGGTCAGGGAGCGGGACGGCGACCAGTGCACCTTCACCGACGCCGAAGGGCGGCGGTGTTCGGCGACGCGCTTCTTGACCATCGAGCACATCGACCCGTTCGCGAAGGGCGGGCCCACGACGGTGGACAACTGCTGCTTGCTTTGCAGACCTCACAACGCCCACCGAGCGCGCCAGGTCTTCGGTGAGGACCACATCCAGAACGAGATCTCGGAGGCGCGAGCGAGGCGAAGACAGAGCACGCCACCGGCGCCACCAGCGCCGACGCCCGCGCCCGAGGGCGGCGTGTCCGAAAAGGTGCTCGGAGCGCTGGTTCGGATGGGGTTCAAGCGAGCGGACGCGCGGCGAGCCGTCGAGCAAGCGCGCCTCTGCGAGGTGGAGCCGCTGCTCGAGCCGATGCTTCGCGCGACGCTCGCCATTCTCACACCGTGA